Within Streptomyces roseirectus, the genomic segment TCCAGAACCCGGCGTCGTTGACATGGCTGAAGAAGAGGGACCCGGCGCCGATCGCGAGGACGAGCAGCGCGGCGTGCGTCGTCGACATGTCGGCCGCGAGCGGCGCCACGAGGCCGGCCGCCGACACCGTCGCCACCGTCGCCGAACCCGTCGCGAGCCGGATCGCGACCGCGATCAGCCAGGCCAGCAGGATCGCCGAGATCGACCAGTCCTCGGAGATCTCCAGGATCATCTGCCCGACCCCGGAGTCGATCAGCGTCTGCTTGAAACCACCGCCCGCGCCGACGATCAGCAGGATCCCCGCCATCGGCGCGAGGCTCTTCTCGACCAGCTCGTTGAGCCGCTGCTTGGAGAACCCGGCCGGCCGCCCGAGCGTGAAGATGCCGACGAGGACGGCCGCGAGCAGCGCGATCAGCGGCGAGCCGACGACGTCGAAGACCCGCTGGACGGTGTTCTCCTTGTCGTCGATCACGATGTCGACCAGCGCCTTCGAGAGCATCAGGACGACCGGCAGCATGATCGTGAACAGCGTCGCACCGAAGCTCGGCCGCTTCTCCAGGTCCTCCGACGGCCGCTGCGGCACCATCTTGTCGGGCGCCTGGACGTCGACCCAGCGGGCCGCGTACCGCGAGAACAGCGGCCCCGCGATGATCACCGTCGGGATCGCCACCAGCACGCCGAGCGCCAGCGTGACCCCGAGGTTCGCGCCGACCGTGTCGACCGCGACCAGCGGGCCGGGGTGCGGCGGGACCAGCCCGTGCATCACGGACAGCCCGGCCAGCGCCGGGATCCCGATCCGCATCAGCGAGTAGTCGCCGCGCTTGGCGACCATCAGCACGACCGGGATCAGCAGGACGACGCCGACCTCGAAGAACAGCGGCAGCCCGATCACCGAGGCGATCAGCACCATCGCCCACGGCATCGTCCTGCCGGTGGCCTTCGCGAGGATCGTGTCGACGATCTGGTCGGCGCCGCCGGAGTCCGCCAGCAGCTTGCCGAGGATCGCGCCCAGCGCGATCAGCACCCCGACGCCGGCGACCGTCGAACCGAGGCCGGAACTGAAGCTCGCGATCGCCTTGTCCAGCGGCGCCCCGGCGAACGCGCCCAGCGCGAGCGTGCCGATGGTCAGCGACAGGAAGGCGTGGAGCTTGAACTTGGTGATGAGCAGGACGATGACGGCGATGCCCGCCAACACGGCGATACCGAGCTGCGCGTGCCCGGCCGAGGTGATCGGCTCCGGCGCGTCCGCTGCCAGCATCTCGACGCTGAGTCTGGTCACGGGGGTCCCTTACGACTACGGGGAGGGATGGGTGAGGTGGGGGCGGGGATGGGGGAGCGGAGGGTGGTACGGGAGATGGCTCGGAGGTACTACGGGTCGGACGGCCGGGGAGCGGCGGATGATCAGACCGTCCGACGTCCCGCTCCTGCCCGGCCCCGCGCAGCCCAATCGATCAGCCGGACTACCCGGCGACTACCCGGCGACGACCCGGTGGACTACCCGGCGGACGACCCGAGCCCGGCGACCGCCCGCTCGGTGATCTCCTCCGGACGCCCAGAGACATCCACGACGACCCCCGCCTCGTCCTCCTGGAGGGGTTCCAACGTGGCGAACTGGGAGTCGAGCAGCGCGGTCGGCATGAAGTGGCCCTCCCGGTGCCCCATACGGTCCTCGATCAGCTCGCGCGAGCCGCTGAGGTGCAGGAACAGCAGCCCCGGGGCCGCCGCACGCAGCCGGTCCCGGTACGACCGCTTCAGCGCCGAACAGCTGACGACCCCGCCGAGACCGGCCCGCTCACGCGCCCACGCGCCGATCGAGTCCAGCCAGGGCGCGCGGTCGTCGTCGTCCAGCGGGGTACCGGCCGACATCTTCGCGATGTTCGCCGGCGGATGGAAGTCGTCGCCCTCGGCGTACGGGACACCGAGCCGGGCCGCGAGCAGGGGACCGATCGTGGTCTTGCCGGTGCCCGCGACGCCCATGACCACGACGACCTGGGGGGTGCTCATCACTACCTCGCTGTCTTCCTCGACGTACTGCCGACACGTGATGTCGACATCACTGAAACCTATTAGGTACGACGAATTCAAGCCCTCGTGACCAATAAATCTGACTTTTTGGGTCCGTGACCGGGGACGTACGCTGAGTGCATGACCATTCCGGGCCGAGGTCTGCACGGCCATGTACTCGACACCCTCGGACCCGCGATCACCGCAGGCGAGTTCCCCCCTGGCAGCGTTCTGCGCACCGACGAGCTGTCCCAGCGCTTCGACGTCTCCCGCTCCGTCATGCGCGAGGCCGTCCGCGTCCTCGAATCCATGCACCTCGTGGAGTCACGCCGGCGCGTGGGCGTGATCGTGCGCCCCACCGCCGAGTGGAACGTCTACGACCCCCAGGTCATCCGCTGGCGCCTCGCCGGCGCCGACCGCCCCCGCCAACTGCGCTCACTCACCGTCCTGCGCTCGGCGATCGAGCCGGTCGCGGCGGGCCTCGCGGCGAGGAACGCGACGCCGCAGCAGTGCGCCGAACTCACGGAGTGCGTCCTCGGCATGGTCGCCAACTCCAAAGGCCACCGACTGGAGGGCTACCTCATCCACGACGTCGCCTTCCACCGCGTCATCCTCACGGCCTCCGGCAACGAGATGTTCGCCCGCCTCGGCGACGTCGTCGCGGAAGTCCTCACCGGCCGCACGGAGCACCAGGTCATGTTCGAGGACCCCGACCCCGCCGCCGTCACCCTCCACGTCCAGGTCGCCGAAGCCGTCCGCGAAGGCAACGCCGAACGCGCCGAACAGCTCACCCGCGAGATCACCGAGGGCGCCCTCCAGGAACTGGACATCCTGGCGCCCTGAGCCGGCCTCACTCCCCAGGAGACCCCGGCCTCACTCCCCGGGAAACTCCCCGTCCACATACACCCAGGCCCCGTCGACCCGCTCGAACCGGCTCACCTCGTGCAGCGACCCACCCCGGTACGAGGCCCGGAACTCCACAACCCCCTTGGTGTGGAACGCCGTTCCGTCCCGAGTCGCGACGATCTCCAACCCGGTCCACCGCATCCCCGGATCCAGCTCCAGGCTCCCGGGCCGCGTCCGGGGATGCCACGTCCGCACGAGATACCCCGCGTCCCCCTTCACGAACGCGCTGTACCGCGACCGCATCAACGCCTCAGCGGTCGGCGCACCGACCGCACCGGCACCGACCACACCGGCGTGATACCGCCCACAACAGGCGTCGTACGGCTGGGGAAGCCCACAGGGGCAGAGGACGGGACGCACCATGCCCCCATTCTGCCGGACCCCGCCGAACCGCCCTACGCAGGCAACGGCGGCACCGGCGGCATCGCGGGAAACTCCGGCAGCACACCCCCATACACCCACGCGTCGAACAACTCCTCCACCCCCTGCCCGGCGAACCGCCCCACATGGGCGACGAACGTGGACGTCGTCACCGCACCCCCCCGATGCAACCCGGCCCATCCCCGAAGCATGGGAAAGAACGCGGAGTCCCCGAGAGCACACCGAATCGCATGGACGGCAACCCCACCCCGCTCATACAACCGATCGTCGAACATGTTCTTCCGCCCGGGATCGGCGAGCCGCAGATCCTGCGGCATCGAGGCGAGCAACCGATGCGCGGCGGCGGCGAGTTGGTGCGCGCTGCGCCCCCCGGACCGCTCCGACCACAGCCACTCCGCGTACTTCGCGAGCCCTTCGTTGAGCCAGATGTGCCGCCAGTCGGCGACGGACACACTGTTCCCGAACCACTGATGGGCCAGCTCGTGCGCGATGAGCCGTTCCGAACCCCGGGCCCCGTCCACATGGTTGACCCCGAACAGCGACAACCCCTGCGCCTCGACGGGCACATCGAGCTCTTCCTCGGTGACGACGACCGCGTACTCGTCGAACGGATAGGGCCCGAACACCTCCTGGAAGTACTCCATCATCGCGGGCTGCCGAGCGAAGTCCCGCGAGAACCGGGGCAGCAACTCGGCGGGGATATGCCCGTGTTGAGGCACCCCACCGGGCCCGATGTCACCGAGCAGCACCGTCTGGTACTTCCCGATGGCGAGCCCGACGAGATAACTGGAGGTCGGGGCGGACTGCTCGTACACCCAAGTCGTCGTGGACGCACGGGTGGTACGCGTGAGCAGCCGCCCCCCGGTCACCACGGAGTACGCGGACGGCACGGTGATGGACAGCAGATAGGACGCCTTGTCGGCGGGCCGGTCGTTGCAGGGGAACCAGGACGGCGCCCCCACGGGCTGGCTCGCCACCAGCGCCCCGTCCCCCAGCTCCTCCCAACCGATCCCGCCCCAGGGGCTGTTGACCGGCTTGGGATTCCCGGACCAGTGCACCTCGACGGTGAACGCGGCACCCCCGCGCACCGACTTGGCGGGCCGCACCCTCAACCGCCCGCCCCGGTGGGTGTATTGGGCCTGACGCCCGTCGACCCGCACCCGCCCGACCCGGAAGTCCGCGAGGTTCAGGTGGAATTCGCTCAGCGCCCCCCGCCCGGCGATCGCGTTGATCCGGGCCGTCCCGGACAACCGGTTCGGCCCGGGACGGTAGTCCAGCGTGATCTCGTAGCGATGCACGCGGTAGCGAGGGTCGCCGTTGTCCGGGAAGTACGGGTCCGGCCCCGCTGCCTGCTGAACTGCCACTACCGCGTCCGCTCCCTGCGCCGTGCCACTCGAATCGTCGCCCATGGGCACCGAGTGGCCTGGGCTCACGGGCGCCATGCCTCGATCGGGTTGCCGAGCCAGCGGGTGTCGTCGGGGACGGACTCCGCGGCCATGACGAGCGACGCGGGACCCAGCGTCGTACGGGCCCCGATCGTGCTGCCGGGCAGCACGATTCCGCCAGGGCCCAGCGTGGCACCCTCACGGAGTACCACAGTATCCGTCCGCAAGATCCGGTCGTGGAAGAGGTGAGTCTGCAGAACACAGCCCCGGTTGACCGTCGACCCCGCCGCGAGCGTCACGAGATCGGCCTCCGGCAGCCAGTGCGACTCCAGCCAGACCCCCTTCCCGATCCGCGCCCCGAGCCCCCGCTGCAACGCCGTCATGACGGCCGTCCCCGGCACCGCGCCGGCCAGCCACGGCACCGCGACGACCTCGACGAACGTGTCCGCCAGCTCGTTGCGCCACACGAACGAGCTCCACAGCGGATGCTCCCCGGCCCGATGCCGCCCCACCAGCGCCCACTTGGCGACGACCGCGAGCACCGAGCCCAGCACACCGGCGGCCAGCAGCACGACCCCGCCCGCGAGGAACCCCCACGGACCCAGCGCGCACAGCGCCGCGACGACCAGCACCGCGAGCCCCGCCGAGCAGAACACCGGCACGATCCGGCACAGTTCGACCAGCCCGCGCGCCCACAGCAGCCGCGCCGGCGGCTCGTACGTCCGGCTCTGATCGCCGTCCGACGCGCTGCGCGGCAGCTTCACCGGCGGCAGCCCGAGATACGAGCTGCCCTTCTTCGCCTTCTTCGGCGTCGCCGACAGCACCCCGACGAGCCCGCCCTCGGGCACCGACCGCCCCGGCGCCGTCATCCCCGAGTTCCCGAGGAACGCCCGCCGCCCGATCTCGGCCCGCCCGATCCGCACCCAGCCGCCACCCAGCTCGTACGGCGCGGTCAGGGTGTCGTCCGCGAGGAACGCCCCCTCGCCGACCGTCGTCAGACTCGGCAGCGCCAGCACGGTCGACACCTCGGCCCCGCGCCCGATCCGCATCCCCAGCGCCCGCAGCCACACCGGCGTGACCAGCCCCGCGTACAGCGGGAACAGCGTCTCGCGCGCCTGGTCCATCAACTGCGTCACGGTCCACGCCTGCCACCCGACCCGGCTGTGCGTCGGATACGTCCCCTCCCCGAGCCGCAGGCTCAGCAGCCGGACGCCGACGAGGATCAGGAACGCGTACACCAGCCCGTACGCCAGGGTCGCCGGGACGAGCGCGTACAGCACCCCCGGCCACACCGCCCCGCCGGGCCGCACGAACACCGACGCCACCAGCAGCGCGACGGCCGCCGCGGCCACCGGCAGCAGGCTGAGGGCGCCGCCCGACAGGCCGTACATGAACCGCCAGGCCGTACCCCGCGCCGGCCGCTCCTTGGGCCAGCTCCGCTTCGCCTTGCCCAGCTTGACCGCCGGAGCCCCCGCCCACCGCTGCCCGGTGGGCACCTGCCCGGCGACGGCCGACCCCGGGGCCACCTCCGCCCGCTTGCCGACCCGGGCCCCCGGGAACAGCACACTGCGCGTCCCGACGACAGCGTGCGCGCCCACCTTCAGCGCGCCGACCTCAAGCCGGTCCCCGTCCAGCCACCAGCCGGACAGGTCGACCTCGGACTCGACGGCCGCCCCGCGCCCCAGCTTCAGCATGCCGGTCACCGGCGGCAGCGAGTGCAGGTCCACCTCGGGCCCCACCTTCGCGCCCAGCGCCCGCGCGTACCGCTCCAGCCACGCCCCGGTCAGCGAGGTCGCCCCGCTGAACTCGGCCAGCCGCTCCGCCGTCCACAGCCGCAGGTGCACGCTCCCGCCGCGCGGATACCGGCCCGGCTTCACCCCGCGCAGCAGCAGCCGCGCGCCGCCGGCCGCGATGCCGAGCCGCCCCGGCGGGGTGAACAGCGCCAGCGCGGCGACGACGAGCGCCCACCACGGCGCCGTCGGCAACCACCCGTACCCCGGCAGCAGGTTCCCGGCCGCCGCGAGGACCGTCGCCCAGCGCAGCCCCGTCAGCGTGAACAGCGGCAGGAGCAGCAGGAGTTGGACGACCTGGGCGCGCACCGGGACCGGCACGATGACCCGCGCCGCGCCGTCGTCCTGCGCCGACTCCTCCAGCAGACGGGCGAGTTTGCGCAGCACCGGCTGCTGATAGATGTCCAGGACGGCCGCGCTCGGATACCGCTCGCGCAGCCGCGTCGTGAGCTGCGCGGCGGCCAGGCTGCCGCCCCCGATGGCGAAGAAGTCGTCCGACGCGCTCGTGACCGGCGTGCCCAGCACCGCGGTCCACTGCTCCGCCAGCCACGCCTCCGTGCCGTACAACTCCTCCTTCACCAAGGAGG encodes:
- a CDS encoding Pls/PosA family non-ribosomal peptide synthetase, yielding MAAIHEVSTALLAEEETAFARFSGGSAAPARTLVDVFESTVRFYGDEPALDDGNTQLTYRELAAEVERMRRRLAAAGVGLGDRVGVRVPSGTNDLYVAILAVLAAGAAYVPVDAEDPDERAELVFGEADVRAVVTAGNAITVQPGESGPAGRPGVEHDAWIIFTSGSTGKPKGVAVSHRSAAAFVDAEARLFLAEEPIGPGDRVMAGLSVAFDASCEEMWLAWRYGACLVPVPRSQVRSGADLGPWLVEQEITVVSTVPTLAALWEPDTLNDVRLLIFGGEACPPELAQRLVTEGREVWNTYGPTEATVVACAALMTGEEPIRIGLPLDGWELAVVDDAGEPVLMGGTGQLVIGGVGLARYLDAEKDAEKYAPLKSLGWERAYRSGDLVRADPEGLLFLGRADEQIKLGGRRIELGEVDAALQALPGVAGGAAAVRTARSGNQLLVGYVVTQEGWDQAAAVARLRTELPAALVPLLAPVDELPTRTSGKVDRNALPWPLPDLQTSLVKEELYGTEAWLAEQWTAVLGTPVTSASDDFFAIGGGSLAAAQLTTRLRERYPSAAVLDIYQQPVLRKLARLLEESAQDDGAARVIVPVPVRAQVVQLLLLLPLFTLTGLRWATVLAAAGNLLPGYGWLPTAPWWALVVAALALFTPPGRLGIAAGGARLLLRGVKPGRYPRGGSVHLRLWTAERLAEFSGATSLTGAWLERYARALGAKVGPEVDLHSLPPVTGMLKLGRGAAVESEVDLSGWWLDGDRLEVGALKVGAHAVVGTRSVLFPGARVGKRAEVAPGSAVAGQVPTGQRWAGAPAVKLGKAKRSWPKERPARGTAWRFMYGLSGGALSLLPVAAAAVALLVASVFVRPGGAVWPGVLYALVPATLAYGLVYAFLILVGVRLLSLRLGEGTYPTHSRVGWQAWTVTQLMDQARETLFPLYAGLVTPVWLRALGMRIGRGAEVSTVLALPSLTTVGEGAFLADDTLTAPYELGGGWVRIGRAEIGRRAFLGNSGMTAPGRSVPEGGLVGVLSATPKKAKKGSSYLGLPPVKLPRSASDGDQSRTYEPPARLLWARGLVELCRIVPVFCSAGLAVLVVAALCALGPWGFLAGGVVLLAAGVLGSVLAVVAKWALVGRHRAGEHPLWSSFVWRNELADTFVEVVAVPWLAGAVPGTAVMTALQRGLGARIGKGVWLESHWLPEADLVTLAAGSTVNRGCVLQTHLFHDRILRTDTVVLREGATLGPGGIVLPGSTIGARTTLGPASLVMAAESVPDDTRWLGNPIEAWRP
- a CDS encoding FadR/GntR family transcriptional regulator — encoded protein: MTIPGRGLHGHVLDTLGPAITAGEFPPGSVLRTDELSQRFDVSRSVMREAVRVLESMHLVESRRRVGVIVRPTAEWNVYDPQVIRWRLAGADRPRQLRSLTVLRSAIEPVAAGLAARNATPQQCAELTECVLGMVANSKGHRLEGYLIHDVAFHRVILTASGNEMFARLGDVVAEVLTGRTEHQVMFEDPDPAAVTLHVQVAEAVREGNAERAEQLTREITEGALQELDILAP
- a CDS encoding YchJ family protein, which encodes MVRPVLCPCGLPQPYDACCGRYHAGVVGAGAVGAPTAEALMRSRYSAFVKGDAGYLVRTWHPRTRPGSLELDPGMRWTGLEIVATRDGTAFHTKGVVEFRASYRGGSLHEVSRFERVDGAWVYVDGEFPGE
- a CDS encoding M1 family metallopeptidase; translation: MAVQQAAGPDPYFPDNGDPRYRVHRYEITLDYRPGPNRLSGTARINAIAGRGALSEFHLNLADFRVGRVRVDGRQAQYTHRGGRLRVRPAKSVRGGAAFTVEVHWSGNPKPVNSPWGGIGWEELGDGALVASQPVGAPSWFPCNDRPADKASYLLSITVPSAYSVVTGGRLLTRTTRASTTTWVYEQSAPTSSYLVGLAIGKYQTVLLGDIGPGGVPQHGHIPAELLPRFSRDFARQPAMMEYFQEVFGPYPFDEYAVVVTEEELDVPVEAQGLSLFGVNHVDGARGSERLIAHELAHQWFGNSVSVADWRHIWLNEGLAKYAEWLWSERSGGRSAHQLAAAAHRLLASMPQDLRLADPGRKNMFDDRLYERGGVAVHAIRCALGDSAFFPMLRGWAGLHRGGAVTTSTFVAHVGRFAGQGVEELFDAWVYGGVLPEFPAMPPVPPLPA
- a CDS encoding gluconokinase, yielding MSTPQVVVVMGVAGTGKTTIGPLLAARLGVPYAEGDDFHPPANIAKMSAGTPLDDDDRAPWLDSIGAWARERAGLGGVVSCSALKRSYRDRLRAAAPGLLFLHLSGSRELIEDRMGHREGHFMPTALLDSQFATLEPLQEDEAGVVVDVSGRPEEITERAVAGLGSSAG
- a CDS encoding gluconate:H+ symporter translates to MTRLSVEMLAADAPEPITSAGHAQLGIAVLAGIAVIVLLITKFKLHAFLSLTIGTLALGAFAGAPLDKAIASFSSGLGSTVAGVGVLIALGAILGKLLADSGGADQIVDTILAKATGRTMPWAMVLIASVIGLPLFFEVGVVLLIPVVLMVAKRGDYSLMRIGIPALAGLSVMHGLVPPHPGPLVAVDTVGANLGVTLALGVLVAIPTVIIAGPLFSRYAARWVDVQAPDKMVPQRPSEDLEKRPSFGATLFTIMLPVVLMLSKALVDIVIDDKENTVQRVFDVVGSPLIALLAAVLVGIFTLGRPAGFSKQRLNELVEKSLAPMAGILLIVGAGGGFKQTLIDSGVGQMILEISEDWSISAILLAWLIAVAIRLATGSATVATVSAAGLVAPLAADMSTTHAALLVLAIGAGSLFFSHVNDAGFWMVKEYFGLSVGQNLKTWSVMETIISVVAGGVVLLLSLVL